CCGAGCCCTTCCTCCCCGAGAACCCGGAGAAGGCGACGCTCAGCGCTCTGCGCCGGGCGGCAGCCGACTGCCAAGGCTGCCCGTTGCACCGGGACGCCACCCGGACCGTCTTCGGTGAGGGCAGCGCGGACGCCCGCGTGATGCTCGTGGGCGAACAACCCGGCGACCAGGAGGACCTCCAGGGCAGGCCCTTCGTCGGCCCCGCCGGGAAGCTCCTGGACCGGGCCCTCGCGGAAGCCGGTATCGACCCGGCGGACGCGTATGTCACCAACGCCGTGAAGCACTTCAAGTTCACGCGGGCCGAGCCCCGCAAGCGGCGGATCCACAAGGCCCCCGCCCTCCGCGAGATGACCGCCTGCGGCCCGTGGCTGGAAGCAGAACTGAACCTCGTGGAGCCGGAGTTGATCGTGGTCCTCGGCGCCACCGCGGGCAAGGCGCTGCTCGGTTCGTCGTTCCGGGTCACGCAGGAGCGGGGGGCCGTG
Above is a window of Streptomyces sp. NBC_00490 DNA encoding:
- a CDS encoding UdgX family uracil-DNA binding protein (This protein belongs to the uracil DNA glycosylase superfamily, members of which act in excision repair of DNA. However, it belongs more specifically to UdgX branch, whose founding member was found to bind uracil in DNA (where it does not belong), without cleaving it, appears to promote DNA repair by a pathway involving RecA, rather than base excision.) — protein: MASEDEYTAEPFLPENPEKATLSALRRAAADCQGCPLHRDATRTVFGEGSADARVMLVGEQPGDQEDLQGRPFVGPAGKLLDRALAEAGIDPADAYVTNAVKHFKFTRAEPRKRRIHKAPALREMTACGPWLEAELNLVEPELIVVLGATAGKALLGSSFRVTQERGAVLEREIHGREERLVATVHPSSVLRSDDREAAYQGLVSDLRVAARALG